The Miscanthus floridulus cultivar M001 chromosome 17, ASM1932011v1, whole genome shotgun sequence genome has a window encoding:
- the LOC136516901 gene encoding cell division protein FtsZ homolog 2-2, chloroplastic-like isoform X1: MATQLVFSNASSCQCPLGISPSKVGKSLLGESASFQRKKLFSGGSYRFSRLECSANSRRAGPRRTKDTLYDLHPEISLLYGEDNGAATVSSKEQGIDTAAERLVDTSSSYRYNEPRIKVIGVGGGGSNAVNRMIESSMKGVEFWIVNTDFQAMRMSPIEPENRLQIGQELTRGLGAGGNPEIGMNAAKESQELVEQAVAGADMVFVTAGMGGGTGTGGAPIIAGIAKSMGILTVGIVTTPFSFEGRRRALQAQEGTASLRSNVDTLIVIPNDKLLTAVSPNTPVTEAFNLADDILRQGVRGISDIITVPGLVNVDFADVRSVMSDAGSSLMGIGTATGKTRARDAALNAIQSPLLDIGIERATGIVWNITGGNDLTLTEVNAAAEVIYDLVDPGANLIFGSVIDPSYTGQVSITLIATGFKRQEESESRSSQAGGDSNCGRSGWFSPTSQEEGHALQIPEFLQRKGRSGFPRV; encoded by the exons ATGGCAACACAGCTAGTTTTCTCCAATGCTTCCAGTTGCCAGTGCCCACTAGGCATTTCTCCATCAAAAGTTGGGAAGTCACTTCTTGGTGAAAGTGCAAGTTTCCAGAGAAAGAAGTTGTTTTCTGGTGGTTCCTATCGCTTTTCTCGACTTGAGTGCTCTGCAAACTCCCGCCGAGCTGGGCCAAGGCGTACCAAGGATACCTTATATGACCTTCACCCTGAGATCTCCTTGCTTTATGGAGAGGATAATGGTGCAGCTACTGTATCCAGCAAAGAGCAGGGTATTGACACTGCAGCTGAAAGATTGGTGGACACTTCTTCCTCTTACCGCTATAATGAGCCCAGGATTAAAGTCATAGGGGTTGGAGGTGGTGGCTCCAATGCTGTGAACAGGATGATTGAAAGCTCCATGAAGGGTGTGGAATTCTGGATTGTGAACACTGATTTTCAGGCTATGCGGATGTCACCCATCGAACCAGAAAATAGGCTACAGATTGGCCAGGAATTGACACGTGGTCTTGGTGCTGGTGGGAACCCAGAAATTGGCATGAATGCAGCCAAGGAAAGCCAGGAATTGGTAGAACAGGCAGTTGCTGGTGCTGATATGGTTTTTGTGACG GCTGGAATGGGAGGTGGGACAGGCACTGGTGGGGCACCTATTATTGCAGGAATTGCAAAGTCCATGGGTATATTGACTGTTGGAATTGTCACAACCCCATTTTCATTTGAGGGAAGAAGGCGGGCTCTTCAGGCACAAGAAGGAACTGCATCATTGAGAAGCAATGTTGATACACTGATTGTAATTCCAAATGACAAGTTACTGACTGCTGTATCCCCAAATACTCCCGTGACAGAAGCATTCAATTTGGCAGATGATATTCTTCGTCAAGGTGTTCGTGGGATATCAGATATAATCACT GTGCCAGGTCTGGTGAATGTGGACTTTGCTGATGTTCGATCAGTTATGTCAGATGCTGGCTCATCATTGATGGGCATTGGAACagcaacag GCAAGACACGAGCCAGAGATGCCGCACTCAATGCCATACAGTCTCCTCTACTTGATATTGGTATTGAAAGAGCAACTGGAATTGTATGGAATATCACTGGAGGGAATGATCTAACCTTGACAGAG GTGAATGCTGCAGCTGAAGTAATCTATGATCTTGTTGACCCTGGTGCAAATCTGATTTTTGGCTCTGTTATAGATCCGTCATACACTGGTCAA GTGAGCATAACTCTAATTGCAACTGGTTTCAAACGCCAGGAGGAAAGTGAAAGCCGGTCTTCACAG GCTGGAGGAGACAGCAACTGCGGTCGCTCAGGTTGGTTTTCTCCCACTTCCCAGGAGGAAGGTCATGCATTGCAGATCCCAGAGTTCCTACAGAGGAAAGGGCGTTCAGGGTTTCCACGAGTCTGA
- the LOC136516901 gene encoding cell division protein FtsZ homolog 2-2, chloroplastic-like isoform X2: protein MATQLVFSNASSCQCPLGISPSKVGKSLLGESASFQRKKLFSGGSYRFSRLECSANSRRAGPRRTKDTLYDLHPEISLLYGEDNGAATVSSKEQGIDTAAERLVDTSSSYRYNEPRIKVIGVGGGGSNAVNRMIESSMKGVEFWIVNTDFQAMRMSPIEPENRLQIGQELTRGLGAGGNPEIGMNAAKESQELVEQAVAGADMVFVTAGMGGGTGTGGAPIIAGIAKSMGILTVGIVTTPFSFEGRRRALQAQEGTASLRSNVDTLIVIPNDKLLTAVSPNTPVTEAFNLADDILRQGVRGISDIITVPGLVNVDFADVRSVMSDAGSSLMGIGTATGKTRARDAALNAIQSPLLDIGIERATGIVWNITGGNDLTLTEVNAAAEVIYDLVDPGANLIFGSVIDPSYTGQVSITLIATGFKRQEESESRSSQEEGHALQIPEFLQRKGRSGFPRV from the exons ATGGCAACACAGCTAGTTTTCTCCAATGCTTCCAGTTGCCAGTGCCCACTAGGCATTTCTCCATCAAAAGTTGGGAAGTCACTTCTTGGTGAAAGTGCAAGTTTCCAGAGAAAGAAGTTGTTTTCTGGTGGTTCCTATCGCTTTTCTCGACTTGAGTGCTCTGCAAACTCCCGCCGAGCTGGGCCAAGGCGTACCAAGGATACCTTATATGACCTTCACCCTGAGATCTCCTTGCTTTATGGAGAGGATAATGGTGCAGCTACTGTATCCAGCAAAGAGCAGGGTATTGACACTGCAGCTGAAAGATTGGTGGACACTTCTTCCTCTTACCGCTATAATGAGCCCAGGATTAAAGTCATAGGGGTTGGAGGTGGTGGCTCCAATGCTGTGAACAGGATGATTGAAAGCTCCATGAAGGGTGTGGAATTCTGGATTGTGAACACTGATTTTCAGGCTATGCGGATGTCACCCATCGAACCAGAAAATAGGCTACAGATTGGCCAGGAATTGACACGTGGTCTTGGTGCTGGTGGGAACCCAGAAATTGGCATGAATGCAGCCAAGGAAAGCCAGGAATTGGTAGAACAGGCAGTTGCTGGTGCTGATATGGTTTTTGTGACG GCTGGAATGGGAGGTGGGACAGGCACTGGTGGGGCACCTATTATTGCAGGAATTGCAAAGTCCATGGGTATATTGACTGTTGGAATTGTCACAACCCCATTTTCATTTGAGGGAAGAAGGCGGGCTCTTCAGGCACAAGAAGGAACTGCATCATTGAGAAGCAATGTTGATACACTGATTGTAATTCCAAATGACAAGTTACTGACTGCTGTATCCCCAAATACTCCCGTGACAGAAGCATTCAATTTGGCAGATGATATTCTTCGTCAAGGTGTTCGTGGGATATCAGATATAATCACT GTGCCAGGTCTGGTGAATGTGGACTTTGCTGATGTTCGATCAGTTATGTCAGATGCTGGCTCATCATTGATGGGCATTGGAACagcaacag GCAAGACACGAGCCAGAGATGCCGCACTCAATGCCATACAGTCTCCTCTACTTGATATTGGTATTGAAAGAGCAACTGGAATTGTATGGAATATCACTGGAGGGAATGATCTAACCTTGACAGAG GTGAATGCTGCAGCTGAAGTAATCTATGATCTTGTTGACCCTGGTGCAAATCTGATTTTTGGCTCTGTTATAGATCCGTCATACACTGGTCAA GTGAGCATAACTCTAATTGCAACTGGTTTCAAACGCCAGGAGGAAAGTGAAAGCCGGTCTTCACAG GAGGAAGGTCATGCATTGCAGATCCCAGAGTTCCTACAGAGGAAAGGGCGTTCAGGGTTTCCACGAGTCTGA
- the LOC136518081 gene encoding scopoletin glucosyltransferase-like: protein MVIKDEEQPLHILFFPFLAPGHLIPIADMAVLFATRGVKCAILTTPVNAQVIRSAVDRANDSSRGTEGALAIDIAVVPFPGVECAPALNSAADRKKFFHGARLLLREPFDRFLVENRPDAVVTDSFFNWSADAAAEHGVPRIAFLGSSLFSRACSGTTVRNNPVEAAPDDPDALVLLPGLPHLVELRRSQMTEPKKRPEHWAFFQRMNAADQRSYGEVFNTFHELEPDYLEHYTTTLGRRVWLVGPVAFASKDAATRGDRGFIIRGWAPQMLILTHLAVGGFVTHCGWNSTLEAVSAGVPMVTWPRYADQFYNEKLVVELLKVGVGVGSADYASKLETRRVIGGELIAEVIGKVMGDGEEAEAIREKAQELGEKARRAVAKVGSSYDDVGRLVEELMARRSSVDV, encoded by the coding sequence ATGGTCATCAAAGATGAGGAGCAGCCGCTGCACATCCTCTTCTTCCCGTTCCTCGCGCCGGGGCACCTCATCCCGATCGCCGACATGGCCGTGCTCTTCGCCACCCGAGGCGTCAAGTGCGCCATCCTCACCACCCCGGTGAACGCCCAGGTCATCCGCTCGGCGGTGGACCGCGCCAACGACTCCTCCCGCGGCACCGAGGGCGCCCTGGCCATCGACATCGCCGTCGTGCCCTTCCCCGGCGTCGAGTGCGCCCCGGCCCTTAATTCGGCGGCCGACCGTAAGAAGTTCTTCCACGGGGCCCGGTTACTCCTCCGCGAGCCGTTCGACCGGTTCTTGGTGGAGAATCGCCCCGACGCCGTCGTGACCGACAGCTTCTTCAACTGgtccgccgacgccgccgcggAGCACGGCGTCCCGCGGATAGCGTTCCTCGGCAGCAGCTTGTTCTCGCGGGCCTGCAGCGGCACTACGGTGCGCAACAACCCCGTGGAGGCCGCCCCCGACGACCCGGACGCGCTCGTGCTGCTTCCGGGGCTGCCGCACCTCGTCGAGCTGAGGCGCAGCCAGATGACGGAGCCCAAGAAGCGGCCGGAGCACTGGGCCTTCTTCCAGCGCATGAACGCCGCGGACCAGAGGAGCTACGGCGAGGTGTTCAACACCTTCCATGAGCTGGAGCCGGACTACTTGGAGCACTACACCACGACGCTCGGGCGCCGCGTATGGCTTGTCGGGCCGGTCGCATTCGCCAGCAAGGACGCGGCGACGAGGGGCGACCGCGGCTTCATCATCCGGGGCTGGGCTCCGCAGATGCTGATCCTGACCCACCTGGCGGTGGGCGGGTTCGTGACGCACTGCGGGTGGAACTCGACGCTGGAGGCCGTGAGCGCCGGCGTGCCTATGGTGACGTGGCCGCGCTACGCCGACCAGTTCTACAACGAGAAACTGGTAGTGGAGCTGCTCAAGGTCGGTGTCGGCGTGGGGTCCGCGGACTACGCGTCAAAGCTGGAGACCCGGCGCGTGATCGGCGGCGAGCTGATCGCGGAGGTCATCGGGAAAGTGATGGGTGACGGCGAGGAAGCGGAGGCAATACGGGAGAAGGCCCAGGAGCTCGGGGAGAAGGCTAGGCGTGCGGTGGCCAAGGTGGGGTCCTCTTACGATGATGTCGGGCGTTTAGTGGAGGAGCTGATGGCTCGTAGGAGCTCCGTCGATGTCTGA